The DNA segment GTTATGCTGGGGCACTATGCCAGTGAACGGTTCGCGATGGAGTCGATGGCTGCCCAACTGGCAGGATTGCATCCAGATTTGACGATCTGGCCCAGCGAGAATGAAGCCGACCCGATTCGCCAATTGTAAGCGTTTCGCATAGGATTGGCGGTTGTGTCCAGCCGTCAGTCATCTTGAGGAGGCCTCGTGGGGTGAGTGTGGCCCGGGAATTGCTTGGTATTGGTGACGCTGGCCCTGTGAGAGACGTGAAATCAATCGGTGATGGTTTTTGTGGCCTTTCGCTCCGCGAAAGTTGCTTCAAAAAGACGTTCTCTCGCGGAGTGAAAGGCGGGATTCACAAAAGCTGCATCTGCGGTTTGGGGGCATTGAGTTACTTAAGTTTGGAGTTGAGTCTGTATGAGTACTGTAAAGCCTGGTGAAAGCAACGAACGTTGGTTGGTTGCCCTGCCCGTTTATAACGAGGCTGCCTACGTCGACGGGGTTCTGGACGAAGTCCTGGCTTATGCTGGTGATGTGCTGGTGGTCGATGACGGGAGCACGGATGGGACCTCGGAGATTCTGCAGGCTCGTGAGGATGTGCAGGTCATTCGACATCCGAAAAACCGTGGCTACGGTGCAGCGCTGCAGACCGCTTTTCAGTACACAATCGACGAGGGGTATGATGGGATCGTGACGCTGGACTGCGATGGCCAGCATCAGCCCAAGCGAATTCCTCGCTTTATCGAAGCGGCCAAAACCGTTGATATTGTGTCGGGCAGTCGATATTTAAAGCAGTACGAAGGCGATAGTCAGCCCCCTCAGCAGCGGTTGGTCATCAATCGTCAAATCACCAAACAGATCAATGAGCAGTTGGGGATCGATTTGACCGACGCTTTTTGCGGTTTTAAGGCGTATCGGACGGAGGGGCTGAAAAAATTGCGGATTACCGACGACGGTTACGCGATGCCCCTGCAATTGTGGGTGGAGGCGGCTGCGGCGGGGTTAAGTGTGCGGGAATTACCGGTTCCGTTGATCTATTTAGATCTTGAACGGTCTTTTGGTGGGTCTTTGGATCATGCGGAAACTCGTCTGCGTTATTACAATCAGGTGATTGAACAATCGCTGGCTGCGGTTTGTGCCGATGGACGCACAATTCCGGCTGCCCGTTCTTCGCTTTGCCAGAATTCACTGGGATGATAACGCTGGAAGTCTCAACACCTTTTCAGGCCTACCAGGTTCCCCGCGCTGATCAGACAGCGTTGGTCTCTCCCCCTTTGGCTGAAGCTCCCGGCTTGCTGAAAGAGAATCAGCGATTGGCTGCAGGCTGGTCGTTCGAATTCGCGGGGATTCCGATCGCTCAGCTGCGGCAGCAGGCTCGGGTCGATCTGCTGGCGGCGGCCAACCAATACACGTCGGCTTACCGAGACTACTCGGGGCCTCAGGACCCCACATCGATTCTCCTGGCGGGGCATCAGCCTCAGCTGTTTCATCCGGGGGTTTGGTTTAAGAACTTTGCACTCTCCAAACTCGGGCATTCGCTTTCGGCGACTCCGATCAATTTGGTTGTCGATAACGACCTGCGAGGCAGCGGGTCGGTTCGCGTGCCTGCGGAGGGCCCGGATGGTCGCATTCAGGCGGCTTCGATTGCATACGATGATCCGGGAGCGAGCGTTCCATTTGAGCAGCACCGGATTGCGAATCGCCAGCTGTTCAACTCCTTCGACGAACGGCTGGCCGCTGCGGTCGCTCCGTGGGTCGATTCTCCCTGCGTTTTCGAGATGTGGAAGCACGCTCGCAAGGCCGCTGAGCGATGCGAAAATACGGGCTGTGCACTGGCAAGTGCTCGGCATGCTG comes from the Roseimaritima multifibrata genome and includes:
- a CDS encoding glycosyltransferase family 2 protein; translation: MSTVKPGESNERWLVALPVYNEAAYVDGVLDEVLAYAGDVLVVDDGSTDGTSEILQAREDVQVIRHPKNRGYGAALQTAFQYTIDEGYDGIVTLDCDGQHQPKRIPRFIEAAKTVDIVSGSRYLKQYEGDSQPPQQRLVINRQITKQINEQLGIDLTDAFCGFKAYRTEGLKKLRITDDGYAMPLQLWVEAAAAGLSVRELPVPLIYLDLERSFGGSLDHAETRLRYYNQVIEQSLAAVCADGRTIPAARSSLCQNSLG